Proteins encoded in a region of the Bacillus marinisedimentorum genome:
- a CDS encoding GtrA family protein, with amino-acid sequence MPARTRRKGPFQFMQFSAIGVMNAAVDIVSLNILLFLFPTKNDILLTVYNTTAYSLAVLNSYFFNSRLTFKHGKRTGGVKWKFVAQALVSLGISNLVFIGSIELLGAYTGLRIFIIHNISKALAMLLSFSASFFFMKYLVFTKLKKEV; translated from the coding sequence ATGCCTGCAAGAACGAGAAGAAAAGGACCTTTTCAATTCATGCAATTCAGTGCAATCGGCGTGATGAATGCAGCTGTCGATATCGTGTCACTGAATATCCTCCTCTTCCTTTTTCCGACCAAAAACGATATTTTGCTGACAGTTTATAATACAACAGCTTATTCGCTCGCGGTATTGAACAGCTACTTTTTCAACTCACGGCTTACGTTCAAGCACGGGAAGCGGACCGGCGGCGTTAAGTGGAAGTTTGTGGCCCAGGCTCTTGTCAGCCTCGGCATCAGCAACCTTGTCTTCATCGGTTCAATCGAGTTGCTCGGTGCATACACCGGCTTGAGAATTTTTATTATCCATAACATATCAAAAGCACTGGCAATGCTGCTTTCCTTCTCCGCAAGTTTCTTTTTTATGAAGTATCTCGTCTTCACCAAACTGAAAAAGGAAGTATGA